From the Paludisphaera mucosa genome, one window contains:
- a CDS encoding Ig-like domain-containing protein, with protein MLSFDGALDAASAQNPAKYRVADGGGRVVPIARAVYDPTTYAVTLTPSQRLDLHRTYTLAVDGRLPQGVAGASGIALDGSGRGEPGTDFVASITWRALAAPGDSPAMVFIDGTPHATTATFNNQP; from the coding sequence GTGCTCTCGTTCGACGGGGCCCTCGACGCCGCCTCGGCCCAGAATCCCGCCAAATACCGTGTCGCCGACGGCGGCGGACGCGTCGTCCCGATCGCCCGGGCCGTGTACGACCCGACGACGTACGCCGTCACGCTGACGCCCTCGCAGCGGCTGGACCTGCACCGGACGTACACGCTCGCGGTCGACGGCAGGCTGCCGCAGGGCGTGGCCGGGGCGTCGGGGATCGCCCTGGACGGCTCGGGCCGCGGGGAGCCGGGGACCGACTTCGTCGCCAGCATCACGTGGCGGGCGCTCGCGGCGCCGGGCGACTCGCCGGCGATGGTCTTCATCGACGGGACGCCCCACGCGACCACGGCGACGTTTAACAACCAACCTTGA
- a CDS encoding bifunctional DNA primase/polymerase, producing the protein MDELQNTGPPEPVRRGRLLVHPVHTPGFPPCDSISILEDRVERMRGRRQRILDEALRLVSAGFKLALTDSLEGDGRKPQFKRWHLDPLSTEVGVRDALAHRRDSNLMVVTGPGMAPDGSWLVHLEADAAKDDPWGPSRALAEESLARFLAGVGEAPRWESRRGLHTLVSVPDKFGRAFHAELKSHSVPGFPGLDAIFGGFKPDGVRKATSAMVPPSETDGVERVWVFPTTVVARLPEHALNILATLAFGRVDEAEAVRQAWFAARAARRALRAVEDDEDVEEDETDAWHAFRRGTIIHDFEQIGPAISGRGGHDATFRAACSIVSGGVEDEEEQRELLQIFNDDYCSPPWSKDELTHKLEDANRVVGGDRAKETRLEKMFKRRYWTPWTLR; encoded by the coding sequence ATGGATGAGCTTCAGAACACGGGCCCGCCCGAACCCGTCCGGCGCGGCCGCCTCCTCGTCCACCCCGTACACACGCCAGGGTTCCCGCCGTGCGACTCCATCTCGATCCTCGAAGACAGGGTGGAGCGGATGCGCGGGAGGAGGCAGAGGATTCTCGACGAGGCCCTCCGGTTGGTCTCGGCGGGGTTCAAGCTGGCGCTGACGGATTCTCTCGAAGGCGACGGTCGTAAGCCCCAGTTCAAGAGGTGGCACCTCGACCCGCTCTCGACCGAGGTCGGCGTCCGCGACGCCTTGGCTCATCGGCGGGACTCGAACTTGATGGTCGTCACCGGGCCCGGCATGGCCCCCGACGGCTCCTGGCTGGTCCACCTCGAGGCCGACGCGGCGAAGGACGACCCATGGGGGCCCAGCCGCGCCTTGGCCGAAGAGAGCCTCGCGCGATTCTTGGCGGGCGTCGGCGAGGCGCCGAGATGGGAGTCTCGCCGCGGGCTCCACACCCTGGTCTCGGTCCCCGACAAGTTCGGACGAGCCTTCCACGCCGAGCTGAAGTCGCACTCGGTGCCGGGATTTCCCGGCCTCGACGCGATCTTCGGCGGCTTCAAGCCGGACGGCGTACGCAAGGCGACTTCGGCCATGGTCCCGCCGAGCGAGACCGACGGGGTCGAGCGCGTCTGGGTCTTCCCAACGACGGTCGTCGCCCGGCTGCCGGAGCACGCGCTCAATATCCTCGCCACACTCGCTTTCGGGCGAGTCGACGAGGCCGAGGCGGTCCGTCAGGCCTGGTTCGCCGCGCGCGCGGCTCGCCGCGCGCTGCGGGCGGTCGAGGATGACGAAGACGTGGAGGAAGACGAAACCGACGCGTGGCACGCGTTCCGCCGCGGGACCATCATCCACGACTTCGAGCAGATCGGCCCGGCCATCAGCGGCCGGGGAGGTCACGACGCGACGTTCCGCGCCGCCTGTTCGATCGTGTCCGGGGGCGTCGAGGACGAGGAGGAACAGCGGGAGCTGCTCCAGATCTTCAACGACGACTACTGCAGTCCCCCATGGAGCAAGGACGAGTTGACGCACAAGCTCGAGGATGCGAACCGGGTCGTCGGCGGTGATCGCGCGAAGGAGACGAGGCTCGAGAAGATGTTCAAGCGTCGCTACTGGACTCCATGGACACTGAGGTGA
- a CDS encoding Ig-like domain-containing protein — protein sequence MAATPSAATYGELTTFTLAVASRSGLTPGGLVGFYDGGVLVGTAQLDAGGAAVFTMGTLTVGSHAITAIYAGDAYFLALASAPIAIDLARNDTSGGAIVSSDPQVYYGETVTLTATFSAVSAGSAMTGTVAFYDGDVYLGSAPLAGPGSSGLAASAPPTIRGQAVLPGARLAVGGHVVRAVYGGDANYAPVTSLVPVSVLVDPAGTSTSLGAATSSDGSTVLTAAVVATTPGDAPLDGAVSFYNGATLLGTAPVVNGSASLNVGALPLGDSTLRAVYTSADGTSSGQRGLDRPRLVGAARGRA from the coding sequence CTGGCCGCGACCCCCTCCGCCGCGACTTACGGCGAGCTCACGACCTTCACGCTCGCGGTCGCCTCCCGGTCCGGCCTGACGCCCGGCGGCCTGGTCGGATTCTACGACGGCGGCGTGCTGGTGGGCACGGCCCAACTGGACGCCGGAGGCGCGGCCGTCTTCACCATGGGGACCCTCACGGTCGGTTCGCACGCGATCACGGCGATCTACGCCGGCGACGCCTACTTCCTGGCCCTGGCCTCCGCGCCGATCGCGATCGATTTGGCCAGGAACGACACGTCCGGCGGGGCGATCGTCTCTTCCGACCCGCAGGTCTACTACGGCGAGACCGTGACCCTCACCGCGACATTCTCGGCCGTCTCGGCGGGCTCGGCGATGACCGGGACCGTCGCCTTCTACGACGGCGACGTATACCTCGGCTCCGCACCGCTGGCCGGGCCGGGATCCTCGGGCCTGGCGGCCTCGGCCCCGCCGACGATCCGCGGCCAGGCGGTCCTGCCGGGCGCCCGGCTCGCCGTGGGCGGGCACGTCGTCCGGGCCGTGTACGGCGGCGACGCCAACTACGCTCCCGTGACGTCCCTCGTGCCGGTCTCGGTGCTGGTCGACCCGGCGGGGACGAGCACGTCCCTCGGGGCGGCGACGTCGTCCGACGGGTCGACCGTCCTCACCGCCGCGGTCGTCGCCACCACGCCGGGCGACGCGCCCCTCGACGGCGCTGTGTCGTTCTACAACGGAGCGACCCTCCTCGGGACCGCGCCCGTCGTGAACGGCTCGGCCAGCCTGAACGTCGGGGCCCTGCCGCTCGGCGACAGCACGCTGCGGGCCGTCTACACGTCGGCCGACGGGACGTCCTCGGGGCAGCGCGGGCTCGATCGTCCCCGCCTCGTCGGGGCCGCGCGTGGTCGGGCCTGA
- a CDS encoding tyrosine-type recombinase/integrase, with product MARPNSPWWWADRGRWAATIDGKRQAAPKEIAQRDEAGAWAWLSSLQAAARKDSEAAAAPLAVAEVFESYLEHLAERVARGDFTEGAYEVTVNHLTTACKFAIGGVKFGAIPAGELGNKHLQAVLDQWARRPGHSAATVSSSHLATASRRVMTALRWAAREGRIPAFPLEGFKAPKVQRRDVEILTRGHAAAWLRWLHRRSGAESARNFTLLQRVLIETGARPSEVFGATWGEVTWVAGTTPVGASYGLITRSRWKNAAKGGGPRRIILTASILRPLRRLYERLRPARGELIFRAASGNPWDQNALGMRTRRLRLQAAGAGIEIPVEGTGRLRSYAWRHTAASRYLMCGIDVATVAELLGTSADMVTKNYAHLSMAHLAAAAAAGRRGRRL from the coding sequence ATGGCGAGACCGAATTCACCTTGGTGGTGGGCGGACAGAGGCCGATGGGCGGCAACGATCGACGGCAAGAGACAGGCAGCCCCCAAGGAGATCGCACAGCGCGACGAGGCTGGGGCCTGGGCCTGGCTTTCGTCGCTCCAGGCGGCCGCGCGAAAGGATTCCGAGGCAGCGGCGGCCCCCCTCGCAGTCGCCGAAGTCTTCGAGAGCTATCTCGAGCACCTGGCTGAACGGGTCGCCCGAGGCGACTTCACAGAGGGTGCCTACGAGGTGACGGTCAACCACTTGACCACCGCCTGCAAGTTCGCGATCGGCGGCGTGAAGTTCGGAGCGATCCCGGCCGGCGAGCTCGGGAACAAACACCTCCAGGCGGTCCTGGACCAGTGGGCGAGGCGGCCCGGCCACTCTGCGGCCACCGTCAGTTCCAGCCACCTCGCGACTGCGTCGAGGCGAGTCATGACGGCCCTACGGTGGGCGGCCCGCGAGGGCCGGATCCCGGCCTTTCCACTCGAGGGCTTCAAGGCTCCGAAGGTCCAGAGACGCGACGTCGAAATCCTCACCCGAGGTCACGCCGCCGCCTGGCTTCGATGGCTGCACCGACGCTCGGGAGCCGAATCCGCCAGAAACTTCACACTGCTTCAACGGGTTCTCATCGAGACTGGAGCCAGGCCCTCGGAGGTCTTTGGGGCGACCTGGGGTGAAGTGACCTGGGTGGCAGGAACGACCCCGGTAGGGGCGTCCTATGGCCTGATAACGCGGTCCCGCTGGAAGAACGCGGCCAAGGGCGGCGGGCCCCGGCGGATCATCCTCACCGCCTCGATCCTCCGGCCTCTCCGCCGGCTCTACGAACGACTTCGGCCGGCTCGCGGCGAGCTCATCTTCCGAGCGGCCTCAGGCAACCCCTGGGACCAGAACGCGCTCGGCATGCGGACGCGTCGACTTCGACTGCAGGCGGCCGGGGCTGGCATCGAGATCCCCGTCGAGGGGACGGGTCGGCTCAGGAGCTACGCATGGCGGCACACGGCGGCCAGCCGATATCTCATGTGCGGCATCGACGTCGCGACCGTCGCCGAGCTCCTCGGAACCAGCGCGGACATGGTCACGAAGAATTACGCGCACCTGTCCATGGCCCACCTCGCCGCGGCCGCCGCGGCCGGGCGGAGAGGTCGTCGCTTATAG
- a CDS encoding IS630 family transposase produces MLQLGRAPGARPPGDHSQKKSRRAAEQDRPGLKAERAAWRDEFATLDPTRLVFVDETGSSTAMDRTHGRSPSGVRVDGPVPHGHWKVVTLTAAVRLGGVGACLAFDGATDSAAFETYVERCLAPTLRPGDVVILDNLSCHKTAEAARLIAAAGAELRFLPPYSPDLNPIERMFSKVKAWLRSAKARTIGGLIEAMGDALRAVRPADVLGWFRHSGYQPRRSSDTPDEKPL; encoded by the coding sequence GTGCTGCAGCTCGGCCGTGCACCGGGCGCTCGTCCGCCTGGGGATCACTCGCAAAAAAAGTCGCGGCGGGCGGCCGAGCAGGACCGCCCCGGGCTGAAGGCCGAGCGTGCCGCCTGGCGCGACGAGTTCGCGACGCTCGACCCGACCCGGCTGGTCTTCGTCGACGAGACGGGCTCGAGCACGGCGATGGATCGGACGCACGGCCGCTCGCCCAGCGGCGTGCGCGTCGACGGCCCGGTCCCGCACGGCCACTGGAAGGTCGTCACGCTCACGGCGGCCGTCCGGCTGGGGGGCGTCGGGGCCTGCCTGGCGTTCGACGGGGCGACAGACTCGGCCGCCTTCGAGACCTACGTCGAGCGATGCTTGGCGCCGACGCTGAGGCCCGGAGACGTCGTGATCCTCGACAACCTGTCATGCCACAAGACGGCCGAGGCGGCCCGTCTCATCGCCGCCGCCGGGGCCGAACTGCGGTTCCTGCCGCCGTACAGCCCCGACCTCAACCCGATCGAGCGGATGTTCTCGAAGGTCAAGGCCTGGCTCCGATCGGCCAAGGCCCGGACGATCGGCGGCCTGATCGAGGCGATGGGCGACGCCCTGCGGGCCGTCCGTCCCGCCGACGTGCTGGGCTGGTTCCGCCATAGCGGATATCAGCCCCGCCGATCAAGCGATACACCCGACGAGAAACCGCTCTAA
- a CDS encoding AAA family ATPase — translation MSDLNIGDVAEDEICGESPATPANFGGGEGDAIIPLAEDEPAGCPPGVAGRPGWLDVVEKKQAIEAKAEEAVAKAGDKPTPKAGKKLAQKPLKERTDSELGLKWGDGEDDDSEAEPVIDRFATPGQLTLLAGDGGCGKTQFALMIAALGSVGRGVTDEFRVDRPLRFLLVSGEDQVKTSLRPRLRACGSDFSRIVFASASITNLNDQGDPVEIPVSLATTDYWNEILTRSRPDVLIIDPITHYLPGGASSNDADEVTQAIAPFLAMAKRHGTAVVGIVHLAKAKAKDRRSLAGLVRGSTAWVALARRLFLMTLTPGSDGHGVVVHGKCNDGPRIASFGYCIASIVVEAAVSPGGRYTPAEMRAIERLSILNIEGVVDRDDAEGAFDGTRPKGRPAAVGPEAALWLVTYLLAQRKRRSILSKLVDAAGIAGILGSAVGEDEDGRAKYSSINALYRARDLVPKLGGDWAGASVFSEGSKPTRWTLALPAPLATPGQSLQEEEAPGINAACPTLDESQSVIVEMAAGSNEPHAPGLVES, via the coding sequence ATGTCCGATCTTAACATAGGCGACGTCGCCGAGGATGAAATTTGCGGCGAGTCGCCCGCGACGCCCGCGAACTTTGGCGGTGGCGAAGGGGATGCGATCATCCCCCTGGCGGAAGATGAGCCCGCCGGGTGCCCGCCGGGCGTGGCGGGCCGACCGGGATGGCTCGACGTCGTCGAGAAGAAGCAGGCGATCGAGGCGAAGGCCGAAGAGGCCGTCGCCAAGGCCGGGGACAAGCCGACGCCCAAGGCTGGAAAGAAGCTCGCGCAGAAGCCCCTGAAGGAACGCACCGACTCCGAGTTGGGGCTTAAATGGGGGGACGGCGAGGACGACGACTCGGAGGCCGAGCCCGTGATCGACCGTTTCGCCACCCCCGGCCAGTTGACGCTCCTGGCCGGCGACGGCGGCTGCGGCAAGACGCAGTTCGCTTTGATGATCGCGGCCCTGGGTTCGGTTGGGCGGGGGGTCACCGACGAATTCCGGGTGGATCGGCCCTTGCGCTTCCTGCTCGTCAGCGGCGAGGACCAGGTCAAAACCTCGCTCAGGCCTCGGCTCCGCGCCTGCGGTTCCGACTTTTCGAGGATCGTCTTCGCTTCCGCATCGATCACGAATCTCAATGACCAAGGCGACCCGGTCGAGATTCCCGTATCGCTCGCGACTACCGACTACTGGAACGAGATCCTCACGCGCTCAAGGCCCGACGTCCTGATCATCGACCCGATCACGCATTACCTTCCGGGGGGAGCTAGCAGTAACGACGCCGACGAGGTCACGCAGGCGATCGCCCCGTTCCTCGCCATGGCGAAGCGCCACGGCACCGCGGTCGTCGGCATCGTCCACCTCGCGAAAGCCAAGGCCAAGGATCGCCGAAGCCTGGCAGGGCTGGTTCGCGGATCCACGGCGTGGGTCGCTCTCGCGAGAAGATTGTTCCTCATGACCTTGACCCCCGGGTCGGACGGCCATGGCGTCGTCGTCCACGGCAAATGCAACGACGGTCCCCGAATCGCATCCTTCGGCTATTGCATCGCGTCCATCGTCGTAGAAGCCGCTGTCAGTCCCGGCGGCAGATATACCCCCGCGGAGATGCGGGCCATCGAGCGCCTCTCGATCTTGAATATCGAGGGCGTCGTCGACCGCGATGACGCCGAGGGTGCCTTCGACGGCACTCGTCCCAAGGGTCGTCCCGCCGCCGTCGGCCCGGAGGCCGCCTTGTGGCTCGTGACCTACCTCCTCGCTCAGCGGAAACGCCGGAGCATACTGAGCAAGCTTGTCGACGCCGCCGGCATCGCAGGCATCCTGGGCTCTGCCGTGGGAGAAGATGAGGATGGTCGTGCCAAGTACTCGTCGATCAACGCCTTGTACAGGGCCCGCGACCTCGTACCCAAGTTGGGCGGAGATTGGGCCGGCGCGAGCGTCTTCAGCGAAGGGTCGAAGCCGACGAGATGGACCTTGGCGCTGCCTGCGCCGCTCGCCACGCCGGGCCAGAGCCTTCAGGAAGAGGAAGCCCCCGGGATAAACGCCGCTTGCCCCACGTTAGATGAGTCACAATCGGTGATCGTCGAGATGGCCGCTGGGTCGAACGAGCCCCACGCTCCGGGGTTGGTCGAGAGTTGA
- a CDS encoding RNA polymerase sigma factor encodes MVKVIGSDTAEGLAQQTDEDLMRRYREAGDEKVYNELVHRYERELYRYLARYTGDPSMAEDVFQNTFLQIHLKRGLYEDGRPFRPWLYAIATHQAVDALRKAGRHPTVSLDQRLAPSQGEADAGSLLDMLVNDDTGPLADLQEQERREWVRESVERLPDALRQTLILAYHQDLKYREIADILKIPVGTVKSRLHAALAKLQQMAKAAKQDGKED; translated from the coding sequence ATGGTCAAGGTCATCGGCTCGGATACGGCGGAAGGCCTCGCCCAGCAAACGGACGAGGACCTCATGCGCCGGTACCGCGAGGCCGGTGACGAGAAGGTCTACAACGAACTGGTCCATCGCTACGAACGCGAGCTCTACCGCTACCTGGCGCGCTACACGGGCGACCCGTCGATGGCGGAGGACGTGTTCCAGAACACGTTCCTCCAGATCCACCTGAAGCGTGGGTTGTACGAGGACGGACGCCCGTTTCGACCCTGGCTCTATGCGATCGCCACGCATCAGGCCGTCGACGCGCTGCGGAAGGCCGGCAGGCACCCGACCGTCAGCCTGGACCAGCGCCTGGCCCCCTCCCAGGGGGAGGCCGACGCCGGATCGCTGTTGGACATGCTCGTCAACGACGATACGGGTCCGCTGGCCGACCTCCAGGAGCAGGAACGCCGGGAATGGGTGCGCGAGAGCGTGGAACGCCTGCCCGACGCGCTTCGGCAGACTCTGATCCTCGCGTACCACCAGGATTTGAAGTATCGGGAAATCGCCGATATCCTCAAGATTCCCGTGGGCACCGTGAAATCGCGACTGCACGCCGCCCTCGCCAAGCTCCAGCAGATGGCGAAGGCCGCGAAGCAGGACGGGAAAGAAGATTGA
- a CDS encoding thermonuclease family protein, with product MYWMLAAALLGFAEREDVTVKLVLDGNTIIVDAAVEKGLLVDLVGLGMPDTIDARKPRFLVGAEDKIHLAKHLPPGTAAKMERVGETSTGRPLVVLYRADGLCWNEWAVSAGVGFFTTTDLVDYTAQERKARAARHGVWALGPVVPVAAAPDRPAAPAPAAAAAEGDDPPSYASSSPGATTPRMYTKDFVPPARVRKRRYAPQPYIGVFAGSEAFFANPNAYGFAPPSAFGFGGPRPVNIGGGFGGYGVNPNQHQTSSYTRRDGTRVSGYRATNPNGTTADNLGGR from the coding sequence ATGTACTGGATGCTCGCCGCCGCGTTGCTCGGATTCGCGGAACGCGAGGACGTGACCGTCAAGCTGGTCCTCGACGGCAACACGATCATCGTCGACGCCGCCGTGGAGAAGGGCCTGCTCGTCGACCTGGTCGGCCTGGGGATGCCCGACACGATCGACGCCAGGAAGCCCCGCTTCCTGGTGGGGGCCGAGGACAAGATCCACCTGGCCAAACACCTGCCCCCCGGGACGGCCGCGAAGATGGAGCGGGTGGGCGAGACCTCGACGGGCCGGCCCCTGGTCGTGCTCTACCGGGCCGACGGCCTCTGCTGGAACGAGTGGGCCGTGTCGGCCGGGGTGGGCTTCTTCACCACGACCGACCTGGTCGACTACACGGCCCAGGAGCGGAAGGCCCGGGCCGCGCGGCACGGCGTGTGGGCCCTGGGCCCGGTGGTGCCCGTCGCCGCGGCCCCGGACCGGCCCGCCGCCCCAGCCCCGGCCGCGGCCGCGGCCGAGGGGGACGATCCCCCGAGCTACGCGTCGTCGTCCCCGGGGGCGACGACGCCCCGGATGTACACCAAGGACTTCGTGCCCCCCGCCCGGGTCCGGAAGCGGCGGTACGCCCCCCAGCCCTACATCGGCGTCTTCGCGGGCTCGGAGGCGTTCTTCGCCAACCCCAACGCCTACGGCTTCGCCCCGCCCTCGGCCTTCGGCTTCGGCGGGCCGCGGCCGGTCAACATCGGCGGGGGCTTCGGCGGCTACGGCGTGAACCCCAACCAGCACCAGACAAGCTCCTACACCCGCCGCGACGGCACCCGCGTCAGCGGCTACAGGGCGACCAACCCCAACGGCACGACGGCCGACAACCTGGGCGGCCGCTGA
- a CDS encoding S26 family signal peptidase → MARATSATPPQGPRSQHHPGEDAAATARRERRRNRRESIESFVVVVVGFLVWSFEAEGFVIPTGSMAPTLMGRHKEVVCPQCRWTYRVNADCEVEASGAGGRTGLRVTWGVCENCRFPTRVDAEPSFAGDRIYTLKTDATIPLLPMLGREEPRRWDVTVFKLPEDPSVRYIKRLVGMPGETLRIHQGDLWRGDLDASKFEILRRPPAQSLQVNIPVYDDAHRASLLESDPRWRRWAASAAWEERTPGTYRVAPSEGWEELRYRHLVPSPEQWESLAAGREPATPPRPTLITDFCSFNTDLAPQNLPQVRFVTRPWFQPHWVGDLALTLRLEVAEPTGTVRIDLIEAGAANRCEIDLATGQARLFHGDVALGEAATDVKARGTYELTFADVDDRLTLWVDGRRPFGDGSAYEGAADARRTPTVEDLEPVRIAARGAAVAVAGLVLRRDVYYTQDPGEPDSDELRDFQGRPPGDFFDFLADPDRYARLRWRAARDYPIEEGRYMMLGDNSSWSRDGRAWSRKDQTTAHAPDRGWDDSGRESWEVPRSLVIGRAFCVYWPHFQPVWPRFRFGPDLILPARPNVEAVRWIY, encoded by the coding sequence ATGGCGCGAGCAACATCGGCGACCCCCCCGCAGGGGCCGCGATCCCAACACCACCCCGGCGAGGACGCTGCGGCGACCGCCCGGCGCGAGCGGCGGCGGAACCGGCGCGAGTCGATCGAGTCGTTCGTGGTGGTCGTCGTCGGCTTCCTCGTCTGGAGCTTCGAGGCCGAGGGGTTCGTGATCCCCACCGGGTCGATGGCGCCGACCCTGATGGGCCGCCATAAAGAGGTCGTCTGCCCGCAATGCCGGTGGACCTACCGCGTGAACGCCGACTGCGAGGTCGAGGCGTCGGGCGCGGGGGGGCGGACCGGCCTGCGGGTGACCTGGGGCGTCTGCGAGAACTGCCGGTTCCCCACCCGGGTCGACGCCGAGCCCAGCTTCGCCGGCGATCGCATCTATACGCTGAAGACCGACGCGACGATCCCGCTCCTGCCGATGCTCGGCCGCGAGGAGCCGAGGCGCTGGGACGTCACGGTCTTCAAGCTCCCCGAGGATCCCAGCGTCCGCTACATCAAGCGGCTCGTCGGCATGCCCGGGGAGACCCTGCGCATCCATCAGGGCGACCTCTGGCGGGGCGACCTCGACGCCTCGAAGTTCGAGATCCTGCGGCGTCCCCCCGCGCAGTCGCTCCAGGTCAACATCCCGGTCTACGACGACGCCCACCGGGCCTCGCTCCTGGAGTCCGACCCGCGGTGGCGGCGCTGGGCGGCCTCGGCCGCCTGGGAGGAGAGGACGCCCGGGACCTACCGCGTCGCCCCCTCCGAGGGATGGGAGGAGCTGCGCTATCGCCACCTCGTCCCCTCGCCCGAACAGTGGGAATCCCTGGCCGCGGGCCGCGAGCCGGCCACGCCGCCGCGGCCGACGCTGATCACCGATTTCTGCTCCTTCAACACCGACCTCGCCCCCCAGAACCTGCCGCAGGTTCGGTTCGTGACGCGGCCCTGGTTCCAGCCCCACTGGGTCGGCGACCTCGCGTTGACGCTCCGGCTGGAAGTCGCCGAGCCGACCGGCACGGTCCGGATCGACCTGATCGAGGCCGGGGCGGCCAACCGCTGCGAGATCGACCTGGCCACGGGGCAGGCCCGCCTCTTCCACGGCGACGTCGCGCTGGGCGAGGCGGCGACCGACGTGAAGGCGCGGGGGACGTACGAGCTGACCTTCGCCGACGTCGACGACCGGCTGACGCTCTGGGTGGACGGACGACGGCCGTTCGGCGACGGCTCGGCTTACGAGGGGGCCGCGGACGCCCGCCGGACGCCGACCGTCGAGGACCTCGAGCCGGTCCGGATCGCCGCCCGGGGGGCGGCGGTCGCCGTCGCCGGCCTGGTGCTCAGGCGCGACGTCTACTACACCCAGGATCCGGGCGAGCCCGACTCGGACGAGCTTCGCGACTTCCAGGGCCGGCCGCCGGGCGATTTCTTCGACTTCCTGGCCGACCCCGACCGGTATGCAAGACTTCGCTGGCGGGCGGCCCGCGACTACCCGATCGAGGAGGGCCGCTACATGATGCTGGGCGACAACAGCTCGTGGAGCCGGGACGGCCGGGCCTGGTCGCGGAAGGACCAGACGACGGCCCACGCCCCCGATCGGGGCTGGGACGACTCGGGCCGCGAGAGCTGGGAGGTGCCCCGGTCCCTGGTGATCGGCCGCGCCTTCTGCGTCTACTGGCCGCATTTCCAGCCCGTCTGGCCCAGATTCCGGTTCGGCCCCGACCTGATCCTCCCGGCGAGGCCTAACGTCGAGGCCGTCCGCTGGATATACTGA
- a CDS encoding IS630 transposase-related protein has translation MKAYSTDLRERVVAACDAGDATREQVAARFSVSVAWIRKLIRQRRETGSIAPKPRGGGRAPAFDADAALRLREAVRADDDATLQQLARAAGVACCSSAVHRALVRLGITRKKSRGGRPSRTAPG, from the coding sequence ATGAAAGCCTACTCGACCGACCTCCGCGAGCGGGTGGTCGCGGCGTGCGACGCCGGCGACGCCACCCGCGAGCAGGTCGCCGCCCGCTTCTCGGTGAGCGTCGCGTGGATCCGCAAGCTGATCCGCCAGCGTCGCGAGACCGGCTCGATCGCCCCCAAGCCTCGCGGCGGCGGGCGGGCGCCGGCCTTCGACGCCGACGCCGCCCTGCGGCTCCGAGAGGCGGTCCGGGCCGACGACGACGCCACGCTGCAGCAGTTGGCCCGCGCCGCCGGCGTGGCGTGCTGCAGCTCGGCCGTGCACCGGGCGCTCGTCCGCCTGGGGATCACTCGCAAAAAAAGTCGCGGCGGGCGGCCGAGCAGGACCGCCCCGGGCTGA